One stretch of Paroedura picta isolate Pp20150507F chromosome 13, Ppicta_v3.0, whole genome shotgun sequence DNA includes these proteins:
- the TENT5D gene encoding terminal nucleotidyltransferase 5D: MMTEDLDHRFSCLTWEQIQILDQVLTEAIPIHGRGNFPTLEVKPKEIIHAVKEQLSKKQIVIRDIRLNGSTASHILAKQNGTSYKDLDIIFGVELPSEQEFQVVKEAVLNCLLDFLPKCVNKEKITAQTMKDAYVQKMVKVSTDHDRWSLISLSNNSGKNVELKFVNSLRRQFEFSVDSFQIILDSVLNFYSGADSKLSEASPLSVVAESMYGDFKEAMDHLKYKLIATRNPEEIRGGGLLKYSNLLVRDFKPADEAEIKSLERYMCSRFFIDFPDVAEQERKIESYLRNHFIGEEKSKYDYLMTLRGVVNESTVCLMGHERRQTLNMITILALKVLGEQNIIPNVANVTCYYQPAPYISDRNFSNYYIAHGQPPILYEPFSFHIHMQSGMV; encoded by the coding sequence ATGATGACTGAGGATTTAGATCACAGATTCAGTTGTCTCACCTGGGAACAGATTCAAATATTGGATCAAGTGCTCACAGAGGCGATACCCATTCATGGAAGAGGGAATTTCCCAACACTGGAGGTCAAGCCCAAGGAGATCATTCATGCTGTCAAGGAGCAACTGAGCAAGAAGCAAATTGTCATCCGGGACATCCGCCTGAATGGCTCCACAGCAAGTCACATCCTTGCAAAGCAGAACGGTACCAGCTACAAAGACCTGGACATCATTTTTGGGGTGGAACTTCCAAGCGAGCAAGAGTTTCAGGTTGTTAAGGAGGCTGTCCTGAATTGCCTCTTGGACTTCTTGCCAAAATGTGTCAACAAGGAAAAGATCACGGCGCAGACCATGAAGGACGCCTATGTTCAGAAGATGGTCAAGGTGTCCACAGACCATGATCGCTGGAGCCTCATCTCCTTGTCCAACAACAGCGGCAAGAATGTCGAACTCAAGTTTGTGAACTCCCTCAGGCGGCAGTTTGAGTTCAGCGTTGATTCCTTCCAGATTATCCTGGACTCTGTGCTGAATTTTTATAGCGGGGCGGACAGCAAACTGTCAGAAGCGTCTCCTCTGTCCGTTGTTGCAGAGAGCATGTACGGAGACTTCAAGGAGGCCATGGACCACCTGAAATATAAACTGATCGCTACCCGGAACCCCGAAGAGATCCGTGGGGGAGGCCTTTTGAAATACAGCAACCTTCTGGTGCGGGATTTTAAACCGGCAGACGAGGCGGAGATTAAATCGTTGGAACGGTACATGTGTTCGAGGTTCTTCATTGATTTCCCCGACGTGGCCGAGCAAGAGAGGAAGATCGAGTCCTACCTGCGCAACCATTTCATCGGGGAGGAGAAAAGCAAGTACGACTACTTGATGACTCTGCGCGGGGTGGTGAATGAGAGCACGGTTTGCCTCATGGGGCACGAGCGAAGGCAGACTCTCAATATGATCACCATCCTGGCTCTCAAGGTGCTCGGAGAGCAGAACATCATCCCCAATGTGGCAAACGTCACATGCTACTATCAGCCTGCTCCGTACATCAGCGACCGGAATTTCAGCAATTATTACATTGCCCACGGACAGCCCCCAATTCTCTACGAGCCCTTCTCCTTTCACATACACATGCAGAGTGGGATGGTGTAG